The segment tttttttaatttgctaacACATCCATACCAGACATGAAGAAAGCACCAAAGAAACATTTGCTGTATTCCTGGTAATCACACCGTTATGGCTGATTAGTAAACCTGTACGTTCGCTGAAATAGCTTCTGCCACACTTGTGCAGACATGTCGACAAACATTCATGTTGCTTTCTGTGTATGTGACCCTCACTTTAGGAATTCCCACTCATGCAGAACATCTGATCTAATGATGGAAAGGAccactgtgtgtttgtatgaaaacACATCcctaaatataaacaacaaactcATCGCCACTTACATCACTCCCTGAGTTTAGCAGCCTAACTCAGAGCAGAAACCTGTTAGGGATTCGTCTCGTTTGTGTACAAGGACGAAAACTTTAGGAAACCTGTTCCCTGGACCCCACTCGGAGAGATTCCAgtcctcagtgtgtgtgtgtgtgtgtgtcggtaaCAGGAATGTTGAAACTGAGCTTTCCCGTCTCACGTGGACGTTGTGTGGCATCACTTCCTCTACAACCCATTCCCTATTTAAAGGCCGGTGTGGAGCCAGGGAGGCTTCAGGTTGGGATTAAAAGCAAAGCCGGCGCACTCGTCACACCAGCCGCTCACCCGCTGACCTGTCGGATGATCTGGAAGTCTCCGGATGTTTCTGTGATGATCTATCcaggtttttaaagctgaggtgCTTGGGCGATTGTTGGGAAAGATTCAGCTGGCACATGGAAAAATCTTCAGTGACATCTTTATCAAGAAAGAGAAACCAGgactttttttactttggctttttttttttttatataaaaaagaccATCAACAACTCAAGAAacaaccacatcatctgcatatAGAGGACTTTCAAGagtagtttaattttaattagtATTTGAAAGGAATTACGCACAGGAAAGAACTTTTTAGAAACCAACCCAGCTGGTAACCTGTCACCATGAGTAGTGTGGTTTCACAACAGGAGCCGCAGGCTTTCAAACGCGCCGTGCGTAAAATAAAATGCGCTGCCATGGTGGCTAATTTGGCCAAGAGTTGGCAGGGATGGGCCACGGAACATGCAGGCAAGCAAGATGCTATCCCTAGTGGCTGGATGCCTTCATCCGTTGAGGAGGAAGACAGGAAAGAGCGAGAGCACGTGGTCAAACTGAGCGTTACTCCACGAGTAATCGCAGCAGATCCCAGCGacaccaaagaaaacaaaatccgAACTTGCTCTGTGACCAAGACTGTGCAACTGAAACGCAGCGAGTGCAGCAGCGGCGATCTGATAAGCACCATCCGAGACAAGATGGAGTCCGGTCCGGAGGAGAGCAAGCCATTTTTAGGCAACGAGTCGCCAACAAGGCGCCGTCACATGAGGGTGCTGCAGagcacaggaggaggaggaggaggaggggggattGTTCAGGACAAGAAGATGAAGCTCCAGGAGAAGAAGCTGGGTTCGAGGAGCAGCAGCCTGGATGCGGAGGACAGCGGGATTGGAGAGGATGGAGGACTCAGTGACAACAGtgatacaaaaactgaacaaagtgaCACCGAGTCCAAAACTAAGACCAGCCGGCCCAAGGTAGAGTGGCGAATCCGAGCCAGGAACAATTAACCCTTTAGATCATTTCTCATGACTTTAATCTACAGATAACTCTCACTGAGGTTTACTTCCACTGACATTAATCCTAAATGTTCAACTTTTTTAACAATTTCATCCCAGTTTAAGTCAACGTTTCAGTTTTAGTTCTCTTAGTTGTGGAGATTGTAGCtatgaaagaaaaactaaaagaaaactgaataataTAACTACTGTTACATGAGAAACACAttctaaaaacctaaaatgcCAATTTTGTTGTGTGACAGCTGGATATAAAacgattaaaacaaacaagtttaaacTCTTGACCTTAATGAAGAAATCCGACTCCTTCGTGGACGCCAGCTGCGAAACTCGAACACTAACACGTCTGCCATAAAAACGAGGTTGCTGCGGCCGCATCGCCACGTCGGCGAGAAAGTCCcgctcataaaaacacacactggtCTTCTGCGCAATGGAATATATGTCAATAAATATAGTCACACTCTGCAACGTGGTCTCAAACCTGACCTTCAGGTGGAACAGccagcaaaacagaaacaggctgAAGAGCGACAGAGCTCAGAGAAATAAACGGGAAATAAGACAGAAATTCACATTtctgaaattaattttattgaTATGCATTCAATTGACTTTGGCCAATATAAAATAACAAGACAATAATAATTGAAACTGAGCGATACTTTTACAGTCTCCAAGAACATTTTTCTCTCTACTGTTTGGTtctgagtcatttttttaaaccttttcttttgtGAAATCAAATCCCTGCTGTGATGGGGAGTGTTGTGTATGACAGCAGCCTTAATCATATAATTAAAGGAGGTAACATCAGATTTAAAAGGCAGGAATGACTGAAGTTGCAGAAACCAAACAACTGAGCAAGTTAACCTGCTCCGAGTGAGAATTATTTCCAGGATAATTACCATTTTAATGTGCAAATGATCAAAGAAAGGATAGCTTTGGTGGTTGGAATGATAAAGCATGTGCACCTTTAAAAGAAGGGCtttgcagacaaataaaactagaagattttagtttatttaaacaggattttttttttatgggtaATAGAAATGTAAGGGACGAAGCAACAACATGTGCTTAGATCCAagcagcacagaaaacacaggcTCAGTCACATTATCACCTAAAACACTGGTAGAGTTTCAGGGAAAACACTTGGCAAGGAGCACGTCTTGACTTTTTCCAGAACAAATACCAAAGACATCTGATGACACTGATCTGAAGGCCTGGCGAGCCGACGGAAACTCTAATCCAGGAGGAAGGAAAGAGGGAGAACTCAtggaaaaataagtttttattcaTAGTATTACACTTCACATTATGGCATGTTTTAAAGTTGGCTGGTGAGTATTTtgtgcaaaaaagaagaagatgggAGCATCACAGCAGGCGCTGCAAACGTCAACAGCAACGATGGCTGAACTGCTCCATAAAACCTATTTCTGGAAGGTTGCAAAATGCACTTTTGAGCTGGTTTATTAAAAGAACATCTTTAAATCGTTATTCAGTAAGGCTCAGTGTGCAACACAAGGACCAAGCTGGAGATCTATTTTAACAAGTGGCATGGagtttatttaaagactgagggtcATTAATCTGAAAATATATGCCGCTATAGGCAGAGAGCTGGGATACATGCTTCACGTCAAGGGATGGGAGAAAAACACAGCTGTGGAAAAAACAATTTAGATTAGAAACTGTTTGGAACTATTGTGAGCTTGTAAGAGATTAAAAACTCAAGAGATCCTCTACCTGCAACAGCAGAAATGAAATTTATACGACGGGAAATcatagtttttaaagaaaaaggtgaCATGATCAGATAATTCGTACCAACCACAAACAGTTCTCAGTGACTTGAAACTAAATTTCTTTACAAATCTTAACAAAAAGTCCCCCAACTTTCACCAAAGGGGCTTCTGCTGGATAAATACAGTTACAAATAAACCATtatgtttaaagtaaaagtcCCATTCTTTGTAAGTTTGCAACTATTCCACTGCCATTCTTAAATGCAACCCGTTACTTctgtcgggtttttttttttaaattgctgaaACTGTAATTGTTTGagtagatttgttttgtaacaaatattatttttctgcagattAAAATTGCCAGCATGACTGACATCAAAACCCGCTGGCAGCAATGGTCTGAGCTGCACGTCGAAGGGCAGAAACTCAACCCCTTCAGCGAGGACTTCGACTACGAGTACGCCATGTCCCAGCGTCTCCGCAAAGGGGACTCCGGCTACGGTCGACCCAAAGACGGCTCCAAGACAGCTGAGAGGGGAGACAGGGCCCAGAAACACATCCACAGGGAGATGGAGGAGATGGTGTGGATTATCAAGGACATGGGCGCGAAAAATAGAGAGGGACAGATCTTTATTAGCTTTGGCCGGCTCTTTGATCGTTATGTA is part of the Kryptolebias marmoratus isolate JLee-2015 linkage group LG4, ASM164957v2, whole genome shotgun sequence genome and harbors:
- the abraa gene encoding actin-binding Rho-activating protein, with the translated sequence MSSVVSQQEPQAFKRAVRKIKCAAMVANLAKSWQGWATEHAGKQDAIPSGWMPSSVEEEDRKEREHVVKLSVTPRVIAADPSDTKENKIRTCSVTKTVQLKRSECSSGDLISTIRDKMESGPEESKPFLGNESPTRRRHMRVLQSTGGGGGGGGIVQDKKMKLQEKKLGSRSSSLDAEDSGIGEDGGLSDNSDTKTEQSDTESKTKTSRPKIKIASMTDIKTRWQQWSELHVEGQKLNPFSEDFDYEYAMSQRLRKGDSGYGRPKDGSKTAERGDRAQKHIHREMEEMVWIIKDMGAKNREGQIFISFGRLFDRYVKISDKVVGILLRCRKHKMVDFEGEMLWKGRDDDVNITVRD